Proteins encoded within one genomic window of Lactococcus garvieae:
- a CDS encoding metal-dependent transcriptional regulator has protein sequence MIKLTKNEQDYLKAIYTLEHLGEESAVSIQLVAKKLSVAAPSATEMIKRLSKKELVLYAPYRGVSLSDQGIAQARFIIKSHRIWETFLVDKLGYSAEEVHDEAENLEHASSPKLVEYLYALLDYPETDPHGSNIPSEVFWKKDEVEIPLSQAKEDGSYYITALNTEAKNFFNKLNIKKPHFIRVIERLQDGSIIIKEDNTQITVIPQFLQESILLMKRAGSVTSSLKTEEI, from the coding sequence TTGATAAAACTAACCAAGAATGAACAGGATTATCTCAAGGCTATTTATACACTAGAACATTTAGGAGAGGAATCAGCGGTCAGCATCCAGTTGGTGGCTAAAAAATTATCTGTCGCTGCACCTAGTGCGACAGAGATGATTAAACGCTTGTCAAAAAAAGAGCTGGTACTTTATGCTCCTTATCGTGGTGTTAGCTTGTCTGACCAAGGCATTGCACAGGCTCGCTTTATCATTAAGAGCCATCGAATTTGGGAAACCTTCTTAGTGGATAAACTTGGCTACTCTGCTGAAGAAGTTCATGATGAGGCGGAAAATTTAGAGCATGCTTCTTCTCCTAAACTTGTTGAATATCTGTATGCTTTACTCGATTATCCTGAAACAGATCCTCATGGTTCAAATATCCCTTCTGAAGTTTTTTGGAAAAAAGATGAAGTAGAAATTCCTCTATCACAAGCTAAAGAGGATGGGAGCTACTACATCACAGCATTAAACACAGAGGCTAAAAACTTTTTTAATAAACTAAATATAAAAAAACCACATTTTATTCGAGTAATTGAACGTCTACAAGATGGCTCAATTATCATTAAGGAAGACAATACTCAGATAACTGTCATTCCTCAATTTTTACAAGAAAGTATACTGCTAATGAAAAGAGCAGGCAGTGTTACTTCTTCTTTAAAGACAGAGGAGATTTAA
- a CDS encoding rhodanese-like domain-containing protein, protein MKTISMANLVEVMKNSADIIDVRETFEYEAGHVPTARNIPMSEMNERYGEIKNGSYIICQAGARSAQACQWLTSKKIDVTNVIGGTNAWEGCLAV, encoded by the coding sequence ATGAAAACAATCAGCATGGCAAACCTCGTTGAGGTAATGAAAAATAGTGCAGATATTATTGATGTACGGGAAACCTTTGAATATGAGGCAGGACATGTGCCTACAGCTCGCAATATTCCAATGAGCGAAATGAATGAACGTTACGGAGAAATAAAGAATGGCAGTTATATTATCTGTCAAGCCGGTGCACGGTCTGCACAAGCTTGTCAATGGCTTACATCTAAGAAGATTGATGTGACAAATGTCATAGGTGGAACAAATGCTTGGGAAGGCTGTTTAGCAGTATAA
- a CDS encoding rhodanese-like domain-containing protein → MFGLLSKINNITTADLAAQIRTKKNFGALIDVREPYEYNNGHIMGARNIPLAQISSCTLSVDKEYFIICQSGMRSRKAYKELSKKGYRVTNVIGGMAAWEGKVTRKK, encoded by the coding sequence ATGTTTGGTTTACTTTCAAAAATAAATAATATCACGACTGCAGATCTAGCGGCACAGATAAGGACAAAGAAGAACTTTGGCGCATTAATTGATGTCAGAGAACCTTACGAATACAACAATGGGCATATCATGGGCGCAAGAAACATTCCATTAGCCCAAATTTCTTCTTGCACGTTATCAGTAGACAAGGAATATTTTATCATCTGTCAATCAGGTATGAGATCTAGAAAAGCTTACAAGGAATTAAGCAAAAAGGGGTATAGAGTAACGAACGTTATAGGTGGTATGGCGGCCTGGGAAGGAAAAGTAACAAGGAAAAAATAA
- a CDS encoding NAD(P)/FAD-dependent oxidoreductase, which yields MKKLAIIGGGIIGMTLANYIDTEQFEVILFDSGKNQATGASAGIISPWLSKRRNKKWYALARDGAAFFDKLVTDFELDASVYEKSGTLFLRDSESLKELEQLAIERKLDAPEIGEIRLLRAEETTEKLPLLKPAESLYISGGARLDGKAYLKHLRARAEQRGVKIITDVAHIKKQETSWRVTAGQEAYLVDELVLAPGPALKNLLEQIGYITNVSPQKGQLLSFETKLETGKWPVAFLEGEADLIPFQDGRLLLGATHENDGGWDLAPTKEAFEQLTKGVKLFLKDETFLNSSYEYRVGTRAYTPDFSPFFGPIDTEKGLLVASGLGSSGLTTGPYIAYLLAEYLNNSKSKWEMGDYEKKIEEYITREK from the coding sequence ATGAAGAAATTAGCAATTATTGGCGGAGGAATCATAGGTATGACTTTGGCCAATTATATAGATACAGAACAATTTGAAGTTATACTGTTTGATTCAGGAAAAAATCAAGCAACTGGTGCAAGTGCGGGCATTATTTCTCCTTGGTTATCAAAACGGAGAAATAAAAAATGGTATGCTTTAGCACGCGATGGCGCAGCTTTTTTTGATAAGTTGGTAACAGACTTTGAGCTAGACGCAAGTGTTTATGAAAAAAGTGGTACTTTATTTTTGAGAGATTCTGAGAGTCTAAAAGAGCTCGAACAACTGGCTATCGAGAGGAAATTGGATGCTCCAGAGATTGGGGAGATTCGTTTACTTCGCGCAGAGGAAACAACAGAGAAACTTCCTCTGTTAAAACCTGCGGAAAGTTTGTATATTTCTGGTGGCGCGCGGCTTGATGGTAAAGCTTATTTAAAGCATTTGCGTGCGCGTGCAGAGCAGCGAGGCGTTAAAATAATTACGGATGTAGCACACATCAAGAAGCAAGAGACAAGCTGGAGAGTCACAGCTGGTCAAGAGGCCTACCTGGTAGATGAATTAGTTTTAGCCCCTGGGCCTGCACTAAAAAATCTGTTAGAACAAATAGGATATATCACAAACGTTTCCCCTCAAAAAGGACAGTTGCTATCTTTTGAAACCAAGCTAGAAACAGGAAAATGGCCTGTAGCTTTTTTAGAAGGTGAAGCCGATTTGATTCCTTTTCAAGATGGACGGTTGCTTCTAGGAGCCACTCATGAAAACGATGGTGGATGGGACTTGGCCCCAACAAAGGAAGCATTTGAACAGCTCACAAAGGGAGTAAAACTATTTTTGAAAGATGAAACTTTCTTGAATTCTTCCTATGAGTACCGTGTCGGCACTCGTGCTTATACACCGGATTTCTCTCCGTTTTTTGGTCCAATAGATACAGAGAAAGGCTTGCTGGTAGCTAGTGGTTTAGGATCTTCAGGCTTAACCACGGGACCCTATATTGCCTATCTTTTGGCAGAGTATCTTAATAACTCCAAAAGTAAATGGGAGATGGGAGATTATGAAAAAAAGATAGAAGAATATATCACACGAGAAAAGTGA